TCAAAAACCTGTTAAACTGTCATTTTCATATCTTCAGAGAGTTTGGGGTTGGTACCATCGCCAGACGGTATAGGAATGTCATTTTCAAACCCAGACTGTTCTGGGATTAAATTGTCTTGAGAATGTTCCGGAACATCATGGGTATTTACATTCAGTTCTGGAATGCTGACGCTGTCCTCCGGCGACGCCTTGTTGCTCAGCGACCCCATTCTGCAGGTGTCAAGAGTCTGGAGCCTCTCCAAGACCACATACCCATGTCTCGTGTACTCCATCGCCCCCCAGTCCAGCACGTTCCCTGGTCTGAAAGCCCCTGCCTGCGTGTAGGTCTGGACCTCACACGGGGAGAGAACATAGTCCCACATGTGCACGTCTGTCAGCTGGCCAGTGAACGATTGCTGGGCATCAAAACTCCCACCATGGCTGTCTTGGTCCTGGCCGAGGACAAGGAAAGGGGTTCCAGAGATGGAGCCACCTGCATGGAGAGCCTTTCTGACACTGGGTCTCCCATTGAGCCAAACCTGCACCAAACCTGTTCCTGAGTCCCACGTGGCACAGACAGAGTTCCACTCATTCAGCTCAGCTGCCATCCTGTTAAAGTACACAAGCTTATCTCCAACCCAAAATTCTATTTTATCATTGTGAAGAAATATTGTGAGGCTGTTGCTTTTGCCAGGGATGCTCAGGGAGAAAGGGCAGATGGTGGAGAGGTCATCAGTAAAgaatctgaagcagacagaggaACTGAAGAAGATCTTCTCCAGCTGGGGGTAAAGTCTGGTGTATGAGTTCGCTGTCTGCTGAGGGAAGGTGAACACTCGCCCTCTCAAGtctgtcaacacaaacacagacacatcctcaACTCAGACTAGACTGATTATTAAAGATTATTAGCTCATTCCAATTACTGTAATGTATGTATCATGTAAGAAAAAGTCTGTTGGATTTACATACAAATTATATGGACATTGGTTGCAAATATTAAAGTTATATTAACACAAAATGCTATATTCATGTTCTATACATTAAATTATTATTTGTTTGCTAAACTAACATGATTTCTTTATGTTAAATTAATGCTTTTCTTTAATGTTTAGGATATTCAATTATCATCAGTTATACCAACATAACTTTTTTATGTGAAGTTGACCTAACTTTCAAAGGTAAATCGGACACTATTGAGTTTGGTATAATTTATATGATTAAATGACTTACTGATTTGTAatttaacccccccctccccattttaCCTACATTTACCAAAATTTAAAAAAGCACATGTGGCTATAGACCAACATCTTCACTTATTAATTCAAGACAGTGCTAAACATCCATAGCTACTAAAATACAACTTATTGTGTACCACCTGGGTCATCTAGTAAATCACATCACATTGACAACTCAGTGGAAAGATGTATGTATCATGTGTGTACTACAGTGTACCTGGAAAAGTGGAGATTTATGTCCTTTGTGAAATTCACAGCAAATACTGTATCTAAAGTTGTGATAATCCAATCATCCAAAATGCCCAAACCTTTAATTGTCAATTGTAAAAGCATAGAGCTATTGTGGATTATTCACCTGATATACACAATATGAGAAATAAAAAAGCACATGTGGAAAAATAAAATTAGATTTACCTTGTGGTATAGCATAGCAACACAAAACTATGGACAGCAAATATGCCAAGGTCTTCATTCTGTAATCAGTAAGATCATTTATCTTTAGTTCTCACACTGGTTATTTTGTGTCTTTTATAGTCAGAACAAACCTTATGTTCATTCGACTTTGTATTTTTAACCTTTTATTATGGCATCCACAAAGAAATCCATAAAGTTGGCCTATTATTAAATTAAGATAAGTACATGTTATCATCTAAGGCTTAGTGAGGTGCGTCCTTTACACTATAAAAACATTTCCAACCTCAGATTTAAAGTTGTTGTTAGGGTTTATGTCAAATTTCACATAGTAGCATACATGTACAGGGTTATTAATTATGACAATTGCACAATATCTGTGTCATTAATAGGTCTTATATAAACACACTAAGTTCATTAGTTTGTTCTTTAATTGTTTCATTGAACATGTTGCATACAAggtagttggagagagagagggagagagagagggagatagtggGAGTGTCAGACACATGCACGTGCTACATCGGTATTTCCATCGTACCGGAATCTCCATCTGTGCATTTCATTCTCCTGATGTTTTGTTGTCTGAAGTAGAGGTTTGTACATTGCACAATGATAAGAGTGACATGTGATGGGGTGATGAGGAGTAAAACATGTTGCCAATATTTACACACTAGATAAGACcacaaaaggaaaaaacacaaaataggaAAGTAGCTGGTCAAGGTCTCAgcaaatgtacagtacagaacCGCTATACTGTCATCGTGTAGGCTAAGTGATTCCAAGAAACGAGTCTgtcaaatatatttttcaattgTGTTGGGTTCGCGCGAGCGGTATGGACTTCACGGTGTAATTTTCACTTTGTGGATCAGCGCGAGGACTCTGGTCTTGATTTCTTTTGTTTTTAGAGAGTAAATGATTGGGTTTATACAAGGCGGGATGCAGGTAGATAAGGACAGACTCAAGACGCGCAGGTCGGGGTCAATGCCAGAGGAAAAGAGCCCGATAAAAAATATTGACATAATAGGAATGTAAAATATTGCCACGAGGATTAAATGTTCAGTGCACGTGGCCAGCGCCTTTAGCCGTCGCTCAACAGTTTTCATTCTGAAAACGACGAGGAGGATACACGCGTAGCTTAAAATGATAAAACTCAATGGACCGGTAAGGTTGACCAAACTCAGGATCGAAGCGCAAGCCCATTGCAGACTATTGTCATTACATGCCAGTCTAAATACGGGCGCATAGTCACAGAAATAGCTAAATACTTGAACGGAGCCACAAAACGAGAGGCTGGTCATTATTGACGTGGTAAATATAATTGCACCTATAATTACAGACCAAATTATCCCTATGATTACAAACATACTCCTCGTGTTGTTGATAGAGTGCTGGCGCAGCGGGAAGCATATAGCTATCAGTCGGTCATAAGCGAGTACCGCGAGAGCGTATGATTCGAGGGTCACGAAACAATAATATATGAACATTTGCAGAAGGCATAAATTAAATGGAATAAAATTATCTTTTGAGAGAAACAACTTTATCATACTAGGAATGACGCATGAGCTCAGGACTAAATCAATAACTGCCAAGTTAATCACCGCTACAAACTTTGGGGTGTGTAAACGGTAATCCGACACAATTATATAGATCACTAACACATTGAAGATAACCGTTACACTGTAAACAAACGCGAGAAAAACAAAATAGACGTTGATGAAACTCAATGACGTAAAGGCAACTATGTAGAAGCCCGGCGGATGGATCAGAACAGAGTCGTTCCCAGATGTCCTTTTCTGAAATTTCATGGTCAAAGTCCAGTCACTGAAACACTCCCAGCCTGAGCAGAAATCAAAGAACGTTTAATAGATGATCTTCAAGTCCACATAAAATTCATGCTTTCATGGTCTATAAATGCAACAAAATTATACACAAAAGTTTACCTGCTATAGTTGATGTGGTTGGAGGTCAGAATTGAGGAGTTAATGAACTGAGAAGACTACCGATTCTCTGCTTGTTTCACCTGGAATTAATACTCTCAATGTAAATCTCCAGAGATGTCATCATTAAGTCACAAACACTTGCATTTCCTTCTAAGTCATGCAGACTTCCTATGATCTCAAACGACCCGTAGAGAATATACACGGTGTAGACTAATTAGGGAGTAATCAAAACATTCTAACCAACACATTTACATGGCA
The Osmerus mordax isolate fOsmMor3 chromosome 25, fOsmMor3.pri, whole genome shotgun sequence DNA segment above includes these coding regions:
- the LOC136933668 gene encoding olfactory receptor 5AR1-like, which codes for MKFQKRTSGNDSVLIHPPGFYIVAFTSLSFINVYFVFLAFVYSVTVIFNVLVIYIIVSDYRLHTPKFVAVINLAVIDLVLSSCVIPSMIKLFLSKDNFIPFNLCLLQMFIYYCFVTLESYALAVLAYDRLIAICFPLRQHSINNTRSMFVIIGIIWSVIIGAIIFTTSIMTSLSFCGSVQVFSYFCDYAPVFRLACNDNSLQWACASILSLVNLTGPLSFIILSYACILLVVFRMKTVERRLKALATCTEHLILVAIFYIPIMSIFFIGLFSSGIDPDLRVLSLSLSTCIPPCINPIIYSLKTKEIKTRVLALIHKVKITP
- the LOC136933697 gene encoding serum amyloid P-component-like, translated to MKTLAYLLSIVLCCYAIPQDLRGRVFTFPQQTANSYTRLYPQLEKIFFSSSVCFRFFTDDLSTICPFSLSIPGKSNSLTIFLHNDKIEFWVGDKLVYFNRMAAELNEWNSVCATWDSGTGLVQVWLNGRPSVRKALHAGGSISGTPFLVLGQDQDSHGGSFDAQQSFTGQLTDVHMWDYVLSPCEVQTYTQAGAFRPGNVLDWGAMEYTRHGYVVLERLQTLDTCRMGSLSNKASPEDSVSIPELNVNTHDVPEHSQDNLIPEQSGFENDIPIPSGDGTNPKLSEDMKMTV